GGCTTTAGTGGATCATCCGGAGGATGTGGCCGTACGGACCGTGGAGAAGGATCACCTGATTGTCTATGAGCTCTCCGTGCATCCTGATGATGTCGGTAAGGTCATCGGCAAGCAGGGGCGGATCGCCAAAGCGCTTCGTACCGTAGTCACATCTGCAGCAGTCAAAAGTGATAAACGCGTTACCGTAGATATTTTATCTTAACGATGCGCACAAGGAGGGGCTAGGGATAGTATATCCCGGCTCCTTTTTGTTGAAAATATAAGAATTTATAAGCTGTACGCAATCAGCGTGAAGGAGATGAACACATGACAGAAGAGTTGACCGTAGGCAGACTGGTGAATACGCACGGCATTCGCGGGGAGATCAAAATCCTGTCGCATACCGATTTCCCGGAAGTGCGGTTTGCGCCCGGCAACAAGCTGCTGCTGATTCCCGCAGACGGAAGCCCGAAATTCGAGGTTACGATCGAATCGGCGAGAGAACATAAAGGGATGTATATCGCTAAACTTAAGGGGTATACGAATATAAATGAGATCGAGAAATATAAAGGCAGCATGCTTAAGGTGCCTAGTGATAATCTGGTTGAGCTGCCGGAGAACGAGTATTACTTCCACCAGATCGTAGGCTGCGAAGTCTACA
The sequence above is a segment of the Paenibacillus sp. FSL R7-0204 genome. Coding sequences within it:
- a CDS encoding KH domain-containing protein, yielding MEELVGVIAKALVDHPEDVAVRTVEKDHLIVYELSVHPDDVGKVIGKQGRIAKALRTVVTSAAVKSDKRVTVDILS
- the rimM gene encoding ribosome maturation factor RimM (Essential for efficient processing of 16S rRNA) — translated: MTEELTVGRLVNTHGIRGEIKILSHTDFPEVRFAPGNKLLLIPADGSPKFEVTIESAREHKGMYIAKLKGYTNINEIEKYKGSMLKVPSDNLVELPENEYYFHQIVGCEVYTDEDASQPLGTITEILQPGANDVWVVKPKKGQDILIPVINDVVLDVNIAAKKITVHLMEGLLP